A region of Actinobacillus porcitonsillarum DNA encodes the following proteins:
- the napH gene encoding quinol dehydrogenase ferredoxin subunit NapH: MVEVKTTPNRPQDAGLEARQKLGWWRAYRFLILRRLSQLAIIAMFLSGPFWNVWILKGNYSASLLFDVIPLTDPLITAESLATGYLPEWSTILGALIIIAFYALVATKAFCSWVCPMNMVTDAAAWLRRKLGIRQSAKLPRGLRYGILVMILVGSAISGTLLWEWINPVAALGRVFVFGLGATLWLVAIVFFFDLFVVEHGWCGHLCPIGATYALIGRKALIKVNVIDRNRCDRCMDCYNVCPEPQVLRLPLHGKPEDSQIVLSQDCISCGRCIDVCPEKVFAFGSRFEKGIDVKNI; this comes from the coding sequence ATGGTTGAAGTCAAAACTACGCCTAATCGCCCACAAGATGCAGGCTTAGAAGCGCGTCAGAAATTAGGCTGGTGGAGAGCTTATCGCTTTCTTATTTTACGCCGTTTAAGCCAACTGGCGATTATTGCGATGTTTTTAAGTGGGCCATTTTGGAATGTCTGGATCTTAAAAGGGAATTACAGTGCAAGTTTATTATTTGACGTTATTCCTTTAACGGATCCGCTCATTACCGCAGAAAGCCTTGCAACAGGCTATTTGCCTGAATGGAGTACGATTTTAGGGGCGTTAATCATCATCGCTTTTTATGCGCTGGTCGCAACTAAAGCCTTTTGCAGTTGGGTTTGTCCAATGAATATGGTAACCGATGCGGCAGCGTGGTTACGCCGAAAATTGGGTATTCGTCAGAGTGCAAAATTACCACGAGGGCTACGTTATGGCATTCTTGTGATGATTTTAGTAGGAAGTGCTATTTCAGGTACACTTTTGTGGGAATGGATCAACCCTGTTGCGGCATTGGGACGTGTTTTTGTCTTTGGCTTAGGCGCAACCCTATGGCTGGTGGCAATCGTATTCTTCTTTGATCTTTTCGTGGTCGAACACGGCTGGTGCGGACATCTTTGTCCAATCGGGGCAACTTATGCCTTAATTGGTCGCAAAGCCTTGATTAAAGTGAATGTGATTGATCGCAATCGCTGCGACCGCTGTATGGACTGCTACAATGTGTGTCCTGAACCACAAGTGTTACGCTTACCATTGCACGGCAAACCCGAAGATAGCCAAATTGTGTTATCCCAAGATTGCATCAGTTGCGGGCGTTGTATTGACGTCTGCCCTGAAAAGGTTTTTGCCTTTGGGAGCCGATTTGAGAAAGGGATTGATGTGAAAAATATTTGA
- the napG gene encoding ferredoxin-type protein NapG, with product MKLDPNRRQFLKNATRTAAGVCGVGVILGLQQHQANAKEGVALRPPGALPESEFLAACTRCGQCVQACPYDMLHLASLLSPMEAGTPYFVARDKPCEMCVDIPCMKACPSGALSEELKNINDARMGLAVLLDHETCLNWQGLRCDVCYRVCPLVDKAITLERIHNDRTGIHAKLIPTVHSDACTGCGKCEQACVLEEAAIKVLPMDLAKGLLGRHYRLGWQEKQNAGKALLEDQHPDGLRPAFEAQMPEGKYEPVYQPMQVQPNLKVATPSRATQDYVPKSTTVPDAEHFPNLDLNIKGVK from the coding sequence ATGAAATTAGATCCAAACCGCCGCCAGTTTCTCAAAAATGCAACCAGAACAGCGGCAGGTGTCTGTGGGGTTGGTGTGATCTTAGGATTACAACAACACCAAGCGAATGCTAAAGAGGGCGTGGCACTTCGTCCCCCTGGGGCGTTGCCGGAAAGTGAATTTTTAGCTGCTTGTACACGGTGTGGTCAATGCGTACAGGCTTGTCCTTACGATATGTTGCATTTGGCAAGTTTGCTTTCACCAATGGAAGCCGGCACACCTTATTTTGTGGCTCGTGATAAGCCTTGTGAAATGTGCGTGGATATTCCTTGTATGAAGGCTTGTCCAAGTGGGGCATTAAGTGAGGAATTGAAAAACATTAATGACGCAAGAATGGGATTGGCGGTATTGCTCGACCACGAAACTTGTTTGAACTGGCAAGGCTTGCGTTGTGATGTATGTTATCGTGTTTGTCCTTTGGTGGATAAGGCGATTACCCTTGAGCGCATTCACAATGATCGCACAGGTATTCACGCCAAATTAATTCCAACCGTACATTCTGATGCTTGTACAGGTTGTGGAAAATGTGAGCAGGCCTGTGTGTTGGAAGAAGCCGCTATTAAGGTACTTCCAATGGATTTAGCCAAAGGTTTATTAGGGCGCCATTATCGACTGGGTTGGCAAGAAAAGCAAAATGCAGGCAAAGCGTTGTTGGAAGATCAACATCCAGATGGTTTACGTCCTGCCTTTGAGGCTCAAATGCCGGAAGGCAAATATGAACCGGTTTATCAGCCAATGCAAGTTCAGCCAAACCTTAAAGTGGCAACACCGAGCCGAGCAACGCAAGATTATGTGCCGAAATCAACAACGGTACCTGATGCCGAGCATTTCCCTAACTTAGACTTGAATATCAAAGGGGTGAAGTAA
- the napA gene encoding nitrate reductase catalytic subunit NapA, producing MELNRRDFMKANAAIAAAAAAGMTIPVKNVYAADDMGIKWDKAPCRFCGTGCSVLVGTKDGRVVATQGDPDAEVNRGLNCIKGYFLSKIMYGADRVQTPLLRMKDGKFHKEGDFTPVSWEQAFTIMADKIKTILKEKKDPNAIGMFSSGQTTIFEGYAKVKLWKGGLRSNTIDPNARHCMASAAVAFMRTFGMDEPMGCYNDIEKTDAFVLWGSNMAEMHPILWSRISDRRLSDDKVKVVVMSTFEHRSFELADTPIIFKPHSDLAILNYIANYIIQNDKVNWDFVNKHTKFKRGETDIGYGLRPEHPLQKAAKNVKTAGKMYDSDFEEFKKIVAPYTLEKAHEISGVPKEQLETLAKMYADPNQKLVSFWTMGFNQHTRGVWVNHMVYNVHLLTGKISLEGCGPFSLTGQPSACGTAREVGTFVHRLPADMVVTNPKHVEIVETAWKLPKGTIPTKPGYPAVMQSRMLKDSKMNFLWQLCTNNMQGGPNINEEIFPGWRNPDNFIVVSDPYPSVSAVAADLILPTCMWVEKEGAYGNAERRTQFWRQQVKGPGESRSDLWQIVEFSKYFKTEDVWSEELLAQMPEYRGKTLYQVLYENGEVNKFDTPKDVPGYLNDEADHFGYYLQKGLFEEYAQFGRGHGHDLASFDTYHQVRGLRWPVVKDEKTGEFKETLWRYREGYDPYVKAGEGVAFYGYPDKKAIILGVPYEGPAESPDEEYDLWLSTGRVLEHWHTGTMTRRVPELHKAFPNNLCWMHPADAKKRGLRHGDKVKLITRRGEMITHLDTRGRNKCPEGLVFTTFFDAGQLANKLTLDATDPISGETDYKKCAVKVVKA from the coding sequence ATGGAACTTAATCGTAGAGATTTTATGAAAGCCAATGCGGCGATTGCAGCTGCTGCGGCTGCTGGTATGACGATCCCTGTGAAAAACGTCTATGCGGCTGATGATATGGGGATTAAGTGGGATAAAGCGCCGTGCCGTTTCTGTGGTACGGGCTGTAGCGTATTAGTGGGTACAAAAGATGGGCGTGTTGTGGCAACACAAGGCGACCCGGATGCAGAAGTAAACCGTGGTTTAAACTGTATTAAAGGCTATTTCTTATCCAAAATTATGTACGGTGCTGACCGTGTTCAAACGCCATTACTACGTATGAAAGACGGTAAATTCCACAAAGAAGGGGATTTTACACCGGTTTCTTGGGAGCAAGCCTTTACCATTATGGCAGATAAAATCAAAACGATTTTAAAAGAGAAAAAAGATCCGAATGCAATCGGTATGTTCTCTTCTGGTCAAACAACCATTTTTGAAGGCTATGCCAAAGTGAAACTTTGGAAAGGTGGTTTACGTTCAAATACCATTGACCCGAATGCACGTCACTGTATGGCTTCGGCAGCGGTTGCCTTTATGCGTACTTTTGGTATGGATGAACCGATGGGTTGCTATAACGACATTGAAAAAACCGATGCTTTTGTGCTTTGGGGCTCAAATATGGCGGAAATGCACCCAATTTTATGGAGCCGTATTTCTGACCGCCGTTTATCTGATGACAAAGTGAAAGTAGTCGTGATGTCCACCTTTGAGCATCGTTCTTTTGAACTGGCGGATACACCAATTATTTTTAAACCGCACTCAGATTTAGCTATTCTTAACTATATCGCCAACTACATTATCCAAAACGATAAAGTGAATTGGGATTTTGTGAATAAGCATACTAAATTCAAACGTGGCGAAACGGATATTGGTTATGGTTTACGTCCGGAACATCCGTTACAAAAAGCAGCGAAAAATGTGAAAACCGCAGGCAAAATGTATGACAGCGATTTCGAAGAATTCAAGAAAATTGTTGCGCCTTATACCTTAGAAAAAGCCCACGAAATTTCAGGGGTGCCAAAAGAGCAACTTGAAACATTAGCGAAAATGTATGCGGATCCGAACCAAAAATTAGTGTCATTCTGGACAATGGGCTTTAACCAACATACTCGTGGTGTATGGGTAAACCATATGGTGTATAACGTTCACTTACTCACAGGCAAAATTTCGTTAGAAGGTTGCGGTCCGTTCTCTCTAACAGGTCAGCCGTCTGCTTGTGGGACAGCGCGTGAAGTAGGGACTTTCGTACACCGTTTACCGGCGGATATGGTGGTGACAAATCCAAAACACGTAGAAATCGTAGAAACGGCGTGGAAATTACCGAAAGGCACGATTCCAACTAAACCAGGTTATCCTGCGGTAATGCAAAGCCGTATGTTAAAAGACAGCAAGATGAATTTCTTATGGCAGCTTTGTACCAACAATATGCAGGGTGGTCCAAACATTAACGAAGAGATTTTCCCAGGCTGGCGTAATCCAGACAACTTTATTGTTGTTTCTGATCCTTATCCGTCTGTAAGTGCGGTCGCGGCAGACTTAATTTTACCAACTTGTATGTGGGTAGAAAAAGAAGGGGCTTATGGTAATGCAGAACGCCGTACTCAATTCTGGCGTCAGCAAGTGAAAGGGCCGGGCGAGTCTCGTTCAGATTTATGGCAAATTGTTGAATTCTCTAAATACTTCAAAACAGAAGATGTGTGGAGCGAAGAGTTGTTAGCACAAATGCCTGAATATCGTGGCAAAACCCTTTACCAAGTACTTTACGAAAATGGCGAAGTCAATAAATTTGACACACCGAAAGATGTACCGGGCTATTTGAATGATGAAGCAGATCACTTCGGTTATTACTTACAAAAAGGTTTATTTGAAGAATACGCACAATTTGGTCGTGGACACGGACATGATTTAGCATCATTTGATACTTATCATCAAGTGCGTGGTTTACGTTGGCCTGTGGTAAAAGATGAAAAAACAGGCGAATTCAAAGAGACACTTTGGCGTTATCGTGAAGGCTATGACCCTTATGTAAAAGCAGGGGAAGGCGTAGCGTTCTACGGTTATCCGGATAAAAAAGCGATTATCTTAGGTGTGCCTTATGAAGGTCCGGCAGAAAGCCCGGATGAAGAATATGATTTATGGTTAAGCACAGGTCGTGTATTAGAGCATTGGCATACAGGCACAATGACTCGCCGTGTGCCTGAATTACATAAAGCGTTCCCAAATAATCTCTGTTGGATGCACCCAGCGGATGCGAAAAAACGTGGATTACGTCATGGCGATAAAGTGAAATTAATTACTCGTCGTGGCGAAATGATTACGCATTTGGATACGCGAGGTCGTAATAAATGTCCGGAAGGTTTAGTCTTTACAACGTTCTTTGACGCAGGGCAGTTAGCGAATAAATTAACATTAGATGCAACTGATCCAATTTCAGGCGAAACCGATTACAAAAAATGTGCGGTTAAAGTCGTGAAGGCGTAA
- a CDS encoding chaperone NapD, with protein MSNFDLNKNWYVCSLVVQAKPAKLEQVQADILNIPHSEIHGVKAEEGKIIVTIESDRQLALADRIDEVKEIDGVIVVSLISNYLDEK; from the coding sequence ATGAGTAATTTTGATTTAAACAAAAACTGGTATGTGTGCAGCCTTGTGGTGCAAGCTAAACCTGCAAAACTTGAGCAAGTTCAAGCAGATATTTTGAACATTCCGCACAGTGAAATTCACGGTGTGAAAGCAGAAGAAGGCAAGATTATCGTGACCATTGAAAGCGATAGACAACTTGCGCTAGCGGATAGAATTGATGAAGTAAAAGAAATTGATGGAGTGATTGTCGTTTCGTTAATTTCGAACTATCTCGATGAAAAATAA
- the napF gene encoding ferredoxin-type protein NapF has product MSNLADQKLPRRAFLQGQFLNTLKKEQVRLQGYDAILPPWANLAIFLEKCTACQQCVTVCETQILKLSEAGFPEIDFSKGECTFCQKCVEICPEPIFRSTEEEAWAHKIEVAKTCLLNQKIECRACGDYCESRAIRFKPQLGGIAKLELDLTACNGCGACIGVCPVSAVRILRE; this is encoded by the coding sequence GTGAGCAATCTTGCCGATCAAAAACTCCCTCGGCGTGCTTTTTTACAAGGGCAATTTTTAAATACGCTCAAAAAAGAACAAGTCCGCTTGCAAGGTTATGATGCAATTCTTCCTCCTTGGGCAAATCTTGCAATTTTTTTAGAAAAATGTACCGCTTGTCAGCAGTGTGTTACGGTTTGTGAAACACAAATTCTTAAACTCAGTGAGGCTGGCTTTCCTGAAATTGATTTCAGTAAAGGCGAATGTACGTTCTGCCAAAAATGTGTGGAAATCTGCCCTGAGCCGATTTTTCGAAGCACGGAAGAAGAGGCTTGGGCGCATAAGATTGAAGTTGCAAAAACGTGTTTACTTAACCAAAAAATCGAATGCCGAGCTTGCGGTGATTATTGTGAAAGTCGGGCAATTCGTTTTAAGCCGCAGTTAGGCGGTATTGCAAAATTAGAACTGGATTTAACCGCTTGCAACGGCTGTGGTGCTTGTATTGGTGTTTGCCCTGTTAGTGCGGTGAGAATATTGAGAGAATGA
- a CDS encoding NAD(P)H-dependent oxidoreductase, which produces MKHLIIYAHPNPNSFNRAILDSVIKASEPHSVIVRDLNDLEFNSTLSWQECLATFSGNYAEDVSQEHQYWQQADLITLIYPLWWMGFPAILKGYLDRVLTYGFAYKNGENESIGLLKGKKMQHFVTMGNTNEKYAQKGFLKSLDDTLGNGLFNFCGIENVQMHFLGGVGIPTTDYPELLQEIGFKTKSILKNT; this is translated from the coding sequence ATGAAGCACTTAATTATTTATGCACACCCTAATCCAAACAGTTTTAATCGGGCGATTTTAGATAGCGTGATTAAAGCAAGTGAGCCACATAGCGTTATCGTAAGAGATTTAAATGATCTTGAATTTAACTCAACACTAAGCTGGCAAGAATGCCTTGCAACCTTTAGTGGAAATTATGCGGAAGATGTTAGTCAGGAACATCAATACTGGCAACAAGCTGATCTCATTACCCTTATTTACCCTCTTTGGTGGATGGGCTTTCCGGCTATATTGAAAGGCTATTTAGACCGTGTTTTAACTTATGGATTTGCTTATAAAAACGGGGAAAATGAAAGCATCGGTTTGCTAAAAGGGAAGAAAATGCAACATTTCGTTACGATGGGCAATACTAATGAAAAATATGCACAAAAAGGCTTTTTAAAATCCCTTGATGACACCCTCGGCAACGGATTATTTAACTTTTGTGGCATTGAAAATGTACAAATGCATTTTTTAGGTGGGGTTGGGATACCAACAACGGATTATCCGGAATTACTACAAGAGATCGGTTTCAAAACGAAATCTATATTGAAAAATACCTAA
- the nlpD gene encoding murein hydrolase activator NlpD, with protein sequence MKKHFLLLPLTAMILTACSSNTPAPVVSASDSTELSPGVMQPVSGTGAVSSGGWQSADIQPSNMPSSMSGSMPMTAPSVTNPVITEQPELPKTTTKVVKKTKTVQKKVDQNFEIPRDANNAPVYSQIQKGFYDGSTYTVRKGDTMFLIAYIVGKDVKEIAALNNMSEPYQLTVGQKLKTGKSGTETVTVEETVTVPVEQPKVTYQQGANGTVYASDGNVTGPVKAGAGSDAEVRVPNSGIRASVGTAQTATMASTGVVASAGTVSAVKATSPSYSSKSNTASAPASSFKWQWPTAGRVVQGFSPSEGGNKGIDIAGSKGQDVRAAADGKVVYAGNALEGYGNLIIIKHNDDFLSAYAHNDSIKVDEQDSVRAGEKIATLGSTGTTSNKLHFEIRYKGKSVDPTRYLPKQ encoded by the coding sequence ATGAAGAAACATTTTTTACTTTTACCCCTTACCGCAATGATTTTAACCGCGTGTAGTTCAAATACTCCTGCGCCAGTTGTGAGCGCCTCTGATAGTACAGAACTATCTCCTGGCGTTATGCAACCTGTTTCAGGAACGGGCGCAGTAAGTAGCGGTGGGTGGCAATCAGCTGATATTCAACCAAGTAATATGCCGAGTTCTATGTCGGGAAGTATGCCGATGACGGCACCTTCTGTAACGAATCCTGTTATTACAGAACAACCAGAGCTACCAAAAACAACGACAAAAGTCGTTAAGAAAACTAAAACGGTACAAAAGAAAGTTGATCAGAATTTCGAAATTCCAAGAGATGCGAATAATGCCCCCGTATATAGCCAAATTCAAAAAGGGTTTTATGATGGCTCAACTTATACCGTCCGTAAAGGCGATACCATGTTCTTAATTGCTTATATTGTGGGTAAAGATGTTAAGGAAATTGCCGCATTAAATAATATGAGCGAACCTTATCAATTAACGGTAGGGCAAAAATTAAAAACTGGTAAATCAGGTACTGAAACAGTGACCGTAGAAGAAACCGTAACAGTTCCGGTTGAGCAGCCTAAAGTAACTTATCAACAAGGTGCAAATGGTACAGTTTATGCCTCTGATGGTAATGTAACTGGACCAGTAAAAGCAGGTGCGGGCTCTGATGCAGAAGTACGTGTACCAAATAGTGGCATTCGTGCTTCAGTTGGAACTGCACAAACAGCTACGATGGCAAGTACAGGTGTTGTTGCAAGTGCAGGTACAGTAAGCGCTGTTAAAGCAACATCACCAAGCTATTCTTCAAAATCTAATACGGCTTCAGCACCAGCTTCATCATTTAAATGGCAATGGCCAACCGCAGGACGAGTGGTTCAAGGTTTCTCTCCATCTGAAGGTGGAAACAAAGGGATTGATATTGCCGGAAGCAAAGGACAAGATGTTCGTGCCGCTGCGGATGGTAAAGTGGTTTACGCTGGAAACGCATTGGAAGGTTATGGTAATTTAATTATTATCAAACACAATGATGATTTCTTAAGTGCTTATGCTCACAATGATAGTATTAAAGTTGATGAGCAAGATAGTGTAAGAGCAGGTGAGAAAATCGCCACGCTAGGGAGCACAGGTACAACAAGTAACAAATTACACTTTGAAATTCGTTACAAAGGTAAATCTGTCGATCCAACACGTTATTTACCAAAACAATAA
- a CDS encoding LysM peptidoglycan-binding domain-containing protein: MKKSFFLLPLVVAFTLAGCNSTNSSEVETASDAVNTANISGAWQPADIQPTSMPSSMNQPVSQPTYGASTTPSYNTSANSSYSNSTESIGNCQVIRDTSGTPVYAQMTKGCYTDSTYTVGAHDTLYLISFLSGTSPSQIASLNNISTTTKLKVGQLLRVR; this comes from the coding sequence ATGAAAAAATCATTCTTTTTATTACCGCTTGTTGTTGCTTTTACTCTTGCAGGGTGTAACTCAACGAATTCTTCAGAAGTGGAAACGGCTTCTGATGCGGTAAATACAGCAAATATTTCAGGTGCGTGGCAACCTGCTGATATTCAGCCAACATCTATGCCTAGCTCAATGAATCAACCTGTTTCTCAGCCAACTTACGGTGCTTCTACAACACCAAGCTATAATACCTCGGCAAATTCAAGTTACAGCAACTCAACAGAGAGTATTGGGAATTGCCAAGTGATTAGAGATACATCAGGTACGCCGGTATATGCACAAATGACAAAAGGTTGTTATACCGATAGCACTTATACTGTGGGGGCACATGATACGCTTTATTTAATTTCATTCTTATCCGGCACATCACCAAGTCAGATTGCAAGTTTAAATAATATAAGCACCACAACGAAATTAAAAGTGGGACAATTGCTTCGAGTACGATAA
- a CDS encoding YqaA family protein: protein MQLFGTIYDKTMAWSKHRYASFWLSFVSFIEAIFFPIPPDVMLIPMSMSKPQNATKYAIYTTIASVVGGVIGYFIGLYAFDWVQGFISDWGMQANFDKAKAWFETWGVAVVFLAGFSPIPFKVFTICAGVMQMAFLPFVLTAAISRFARFILVAKLSAWGGEKYAEKIRRSIELIGWGTIILAVVAYAIYELTK from the coding sequence ATGCAATTATTTGGTACAATTTATGACAAAACAATGGCGTGGTCAAAGCATCGTTATGCTTCATTTTGGCTAAGTTTTGTAAGCTTTATTGAAGCGATTTTCTTCCCGATTCCGCCGGATGTGATGTTAATCCCAATGTCGATGTCTAAACCGCAAAATGCGACAAAATATGCGATTTACACTACGATTGCCTCTGTGGTTGGTGGCGTGATTGGTTATTTTATTGGTTTATACGCCTTTGATTGGGTGCAAGGCTTTATTAGCGATTGGGGAATGCAAGCAAACTTTGATAAAGCAAAAGCGTGGTTTGAAACCTGGGGCGTGGCAGTTGTCTTTTTAGCCGGTTTTTCACCCATTCCTTTTAAAGTCTTTACGATTTGCGCCGGTGTGATGCAAATGGCATTCTTACCTTTTGTGCTTACGGCAGCGATTTCCCGTTTTGCTCGTTTTATTTTGGTGGCAAAACTTTCAGCATGGGGCGGTGAGAAATATGCTGAGAAAATTCGCCGTTCAATTGAATTGATTGGCTGGGGAACAATTATTTTAGCTGTTGTTGCCTACGCTATTTATGAATTAACTAAATAA
- the surE gene encoding 5'/3'-nucleotidase SurE, giving the protein MNILISNDDGINAQGIKTLAAALREAGHRVTVIAPDRNRSAASSCLTLTEPLRVHQFDEFNYAVIAGTPADCVHLALNGLFPNDFDLVISGINHGANLGDDIVYSGTVAAALEGRHLPLPCLAVSLVGRKGDDKHHGHLFRNNHFETAAKVVLSLLPKLHKDLINPREILNINVPDLPYEKLNGVMITRQGKRSQAAEIVKSQDPRNGVIYWLGANGVAIDESEGTDFYAINNDYVSITPIQADMTAHRSLTDLQEII; this is encoded by the coding sequence ATGAACATTTTAATTAGTAATGATGATGGCATTAATGCTCAAGGTATCAAAACACTAGCAGCTGCTTTGCGTGAAGCTGGGCATCGTGTTACCGTGATTGCACCGGATCGTAATCGTTCCGCAGCCTCCAGTTGTTTGACTTTGACGGAGCCGTTGCGTGTTCATCAATTTGATGAATTTAATTATGCGGTAATTGCCGGTACACCGGCAGATTGCGTTCATTTAGCACTTAATGGGCTTTTCCCTAATGATTTCGATTTAGTGATTTCAGGGATTAACCATGGCGCAAATTTGGGCGATGATATTGTCTATTCCGGTACAGTTGCTGCGGCACTGGAAGGACGCCATCTTCCTTTACCTTGTTTAGCTGTCTCTTTGGTGGGTAGAAAGGGCGATGATAAGCATCACGGGCACTTATTTCGCAATAATCATTTTGAAACAGCGGCGAAAGTGGTTTTATCACTTTTACCTAAGCTACACAAAGATTTGATTAATCCTCGTGAAATTTTAAATATCAACGTGCCGGATTTACCTTATGAAAAACTGAACGGCGTTATGATTACCCGTCAAGGTAAGCGTTCTCAGGCGGCAGAAATTGTGAAAAGTCAAGACCCGCGTAATGGTGTCATTTATTGGTTAGGAGCAAATGGTGTGGCGATTGATGAAAGTGAAGGCACCGATTTTTATGCGATCAATAACGATTATGTGTCGATTACGCCTATTCAGGCAGATATGACTGCGCATCGTTCGCTAACAGATTTACAAGAAATTATTTAA
- the truD gene encoding tRNA pseudouridine(13) synthase TruD, protein MKLSYLFGEPEQAGRLKAEFADFIVKEELGYPLAGEGEFVAVKIRKTNANTLFVGEKLAKFAGISDREMSYAGLKDRHAITEQWFCLHLAGKETPDFSQFECEGVEVLEVTRHNRKIRVGSLCGNHFELLLRDVVESEELTQRLTKLQAVGFPNYFTEQRFGRDGHNLTQALRWANGEIQVKDRKKRSFYLSAARSEIFNLIVSQRITDDLIQQVQVGDYLQLSGSHSFFEVKSDELANSQSRLMSGDVLLTAPLVGENSLDLVANEAEKQIIEQHVNLIALMKKERVGQARRAMLCKPQQFSWAFEPEGLRLVFFLEAGSYATGLVRELIQCAEDA, encoded by the coding sequence ATGAAATTAAGTTACCTTTTCGGCGAACCGGAACAAGCGGGCAGATTAAAAGCAGAATTTGCAGATTTTATTGTGAAAGAGGAATTAGGCTATCCGCTTGCGGGCGAAGGGGAATTCGTTGCAGTCAAAATTCGAAAGACCAATGCGAATACGCTTTTTGTTGGCGAAAAATTAGCAAAATTTGCCGGTATTTCTGATCGAGAAATGAGTTATGCCGGGTTGAAAGATCGACACGCTATTACCGAACAATGGTTTTGCTTGCATCTTGCCGGTAAAGAGACACCGGATTTTAGCCAGTTTGAATGTGAAGGCGTTGAAGTTCTGGAGGTTACTCGTCATAACCGCAAAATTCGAGTGGGCTCGCTTTGCGGGAACCATTTTGAGCTTTTACTTCGTGATGTGGTGGAAAGTGAGGAATTGACACAACGTTTAACAAAATTACAAGCGGTCGGATTTCCTAATTATTTTACGGAACAACGCTTTGGGCGTGATGGTCATAATCTTACCCAGGCTTTACGTTGGGCAAATGGCGAAATTCAGGTTAAAGATCGTAAGAAACGTAGTTTTTATCTTTCTGCTGCACGTAGCGAAATTTTTAATTTAATTGTCTCGCAACGTATTACGGATGATCTCATTCAGCAAGTTCAAGTCGGCGATTATTTGCAGCTATCTGGTTCGCATAGCTTTTTTGAAGTTAAATCTGATGAGTTAGCCAATTCACAAAGTCGATTAATGTCGGGTGATGTGCTTTTAACCGCACCATTAGTGGGCGAAAATTCATTAGATTTAGTCGCCAATGAGGCTGAAAAACAGATCATTGAACAGCACGTGAATTTAATTGCGTTGATGAAAAAAGAACGTGTTGGGCAGGCTCGCCGAGCGATGTTATGTAAACCTCAACAATTTAGTTGGGCATTTGAGCCGGAAGGTTTGCGTTTGGTATTCTTCTTAGAGGCAGGAAGTTATGCCACAGGGCTTGTGCGAGAGTTAATTCAATGTGCGGAAGACGCATAA